From the Astatotilapia calliptera chromosome 6, fAstCal1.2, whole genome shotgun sequence genome, one window contains:
- the arpc1b gene encoding actin-related protein 2/3 complex subunit 1B, which translates to MAYHSFLLEPISCHAWNKDRSQIALCPNNHEVHIYKKDGTKWTKIHELKEHNGQVTGIDWAPESNRIVTCGADRNAYVWTLKEGTWKPTLVILRINRAARCVKWSPKENKFAVGSGSRLISVCYFEQENDWWVCKHIKKPIRSTILSLDWHPNNALLAAGSCDFKCRVFSAYIKEVEEKPGPTPWGSKMPFGELLFESGGSPAAAQTSGASGGWVHSVCFSHSGNRLAWTSHDSTLCVSEGGKNGTLTSLSSETLPLLCVTFITENSLVAAGHDCYPVLFVYDGAKGSLTFGGKLDVPKQAAQKGISARERFQNLDRRASETQNTDKDLNTLHKNSISQISVLEGGRNQCTKFCTTGMDGGMGIWDVKSLESAMKDLKIV; encoded by the exons ATGGCGTACCACAGCTTCCTGCTGGAACCAATTAGCTGCCATGCCTGGAACAAAGATCGATCCC AGATTGCCCTGTGTCCCAACAACCACGAGGTCCACATCTATAAGAAAGATGGGACCAAGTGGACCAAAATCCATGAGCTAAAGGAACACAATGGGCAGGTGACAG GTATCGATTGGGCTCCGGAAAGTAACCGCATAGTTACCTGTGGAGCGGACCGTAACGCCTACGTGTGGACCCTGAAAGAGGGAACGTGGAAGCCCACCCTGGTCATCCTCAGGATCAACCGTGCCGCTCGCTGTGTGAAATGGtcacctaaagagaacaaatttGCTGTTGGCAGCGGCTCTCGTCTCATCTCCGTCTGCTATTTTGAGCAGGAAAACGACTG GTGGGTGTGTAAGCACATTAAGAAGCCGATCCGCTCTACAATCCTGAGTTTGGACTGGCACCCCAACAACGCCCTTCTGGCTGCTGGATCCTGCGATTTCAAATGCAG AGTGTTTTCAGCCTACAtaaaggaggtggaggagaagcCTGGGCCCACTCCCTGGGGTAGCAAGATGCCCTTTGGGGAGTTGCTCTTTGAGTCCGGAGGGtctccagcagcagctcagactTCAGGAGCAAGCGGCGGCTGGGTGCACAGCGTGTGCTTCTCGCACTCTGGCAACCGCCTGGCCTGGACCTCCCATGACTCAACTCTTTGTGTGTCCGAGGGCGGCAAGAACGGCAC GTTGACCAGTCTCAGCTCGGAGACACTTCCTCTGCTGTGTGTCACCTTCATTACTGAGAACAGCTTGGTAGCAGCT GGCCATGATTGTTACCCGGTGCTGTTTGTGTATGACGGTGCCAAAGGCAGCTTGACATTTGGTGGCAAACTGGATGTTCCTAAGCAGGCGGCCCAAAAGGGCATCAGCGCCAGGGAGCGTTTTCAGAACCTGGACCGTCGAGCCTCGGAGACCCAGAACACCGACAAGGACCTGAACACTCTCCACAAGAACAGCATCAG CCAAATCTCTGTGCTGGAAGGAGGAAGAAACCAGTGCACCAAATTCTGCACCACTGGTATGGATGGAGGAATGGGCATTTGGGATGTCAAg TCTCTGGAGTCTGCCATGAAGGACTTGAAGATAGTCTAA
- the LOC113024453 gene encoding monocyte to macrophage differentiation factor 2-like produces MNLVRYMNNRVPPNKRYQPTEYEHAANCATHALWIIPSLLGSSVLHFQSEDQWERLSAWVYGAGLSSLFIISTLFHTVAWKKSHLRSVEQCFHMCDRMVIYFFIAASYAPWLNLRELGPWACHMRWLVWVMASFGTTYVFFFHERYKLMELICYTVMGVFPALVILSMPEQSGLCELLVGGACYCLGIVFFKSDGIVPFAHAIWHMFVAMGAAIHYYAIWKYLYAQPPNHQVHTSR; encoded by the exons ATGAATCTTGTAAG GTATATGAACAATCGTGTTCCTCCTAACAAGAGATACCAGCCCACCGAATATGAGCATGCTGCCAATTGTGCCACGCATGCg TTGTGGATAATCCCCAGCCTGCTGGGAAGCTCAGTGTTGCACTTCCAGTCAGAGGACCAATGGGAGCGGCTGTCAGCCTGGGTGTATGGGGCGGGGCTCAGCTCACTCTTCATCATCTCCACCCTCTTCCACACTGTGGCCTGGAAGAAGAGCCACTTACG GTCTGTGGAGCAGTGTTTTCACATGTGTGACAGGATGGTGATCTATTTCTTCATCGCTGCTTCCTACGCCCCTTG GCTAAACCTGCGAGAGCTGGGTCCCTGGGCGTGTCACATGCGCTGGTTAGTTTGGGTCATGGCGTCTTTTGGAACCACCTACGTCTTCTTCTTCCATGAGAG GTATAAGCTCATGGAGTTGATCTGCTACACAGTGATGGGAGTTTTTCCTGCCCTGGTCATCCTCTCAATG CCGGAGCAGTCCGGGTTGTGTGAGCTGCTGGTCGGCGGGGCCTGCTACTGTTTGGGGATAGTCTTCTTCAAAAGTGACGGCATTGTCCCATTCGCTCACGCTATTTGGCACATGTTTGTAGCTATGGGAGCGGCCATACATTACTACGCCATCTGGAAGTACCTCTACGCCCAGCCACCCAACCACCAGGTCCACACCTCCAGATGA